In one window of Parcubacteria group bacterium DNA:
- a CDS encoding RpiB/LacA/LacB family sugar-phosphate isomerase, which yields MKIYLGTDHAGLDLKEYIKKFLQEEMNYDVEDKGALTFNALDDYPDYIMPVAQAVAKDRLEGQESFGIIFGKTGQGEAMVANRTKGVRCAVYYGGPMDVITLSRTHNDANMLALGGRFLSDLDAKAAVNTWLSTSFLGDERHVRRLSKF from the coding sequence ATGAAAATCTACCTTGGCACAGACCATGCCGGTCTTGATCTCAAAGAATATATCAAAAAATTCCTTCAAGAGGAAATGAATTATGACGTTGAAGACAAGGGCGCCTTGACTTTTAATGCGCTGGATGATTATCCAGATTATATTATGCCGGTTGCGCAAGCAGTGGCAAAAGATCGTTTGGAGGGGCAAGAGAGTTTTGGGATCATCTTTGGAAAGACGGGACAAGGAGAGGCGATGGTTGCCAATCGCACAAAGGGTGTGCGATGTGCGGTGTATTATGGCGGTCCAATGGATGTCATCACCTTATCGCGAACACACAATGATGCAAATATGCTTGCGCTTGGTGGACGGTTTCTGTCTGATCTCGACGCAAAGGCCGCAGTGAATACATGGCTGTCAACTTCTTTTTTGGGTGACGAACGGCACGTGCGACGACTTTCAAAATTTTAA
- a CDS encoding prepilin-type N-terminal cleavage/methylation domain-containing protein, which translates to MALTHKRGFTLIEGLVALFVFSLLVTTFYNVFTQTMVHMQDGKQRRAAVSLANERMEHYRNLAYAEVGTTTNAPFGDIVADENVTINEMFFRVITSVILVDDPWDGRAVNGTDVIPNDYKRVSVSVIWDQCTSASYTRGMAEYGGECSVERVRLVSQFVPPGGLETVESGGILSINVLDASANAIPNAILTIHDSVRNETFVVQTDSTGNYMYIGAPACQNCYEINVEKSGYETLSTKLSPANKTVSTEIGDVSYFPRFIHQSVTDSTMTTMSFIMQEYSDLTLTTEDPFENVISDVDFSVQGGRVMGTNLNENPLYTEAEVYGFYDDVVTDVSGEVVIRTDTNDDESVTSADHVNPGVFTFGLDELETNYVFLKMSPGLDNNRQKTSVNAGTAVEAKMILLDKNYKSILIRVVNDEGVPANGAYVYLYDNNDVPTYSSTQQTDVYGYAYFPMRSESEPYDIVPLLEEDMEYEYIVSAGGYETYSDVITVEDDKLYDINVILTPES; encoded by the coding sequence ATGGCACTTACGCACAAAAGAGGGTTTACTTTAATAGAAGGTCTGGTTGCACTTTTTGTTTTCTCGTTGCTTGTGACGACTTTTTATAATGTGTTTACCCAAACGATGGTTCATATGCAAGATGGAAAACAACGACGGGCGGCAGTATCACTTGCCAATGAACGTATGGAGCATTATCGCAATTTGGCATATGCGGAGGTTGGCACTACCACAAATGCGCCATTTGGAGATATTGTTGCTGATGAAAATGTAACGATTAATGAGATGTTTTTTCGTGTGATCACCTCGGTAATACTTGTTGACGATCCATGGGACGGAAGGGCGGTCAATGGAACGGATGTAATCCCAAATGATTACAAGCGCGTGAGCGTTTCGGTGATTTGGGATCAGTGTACAAGTGCATCGTATACACGTGGTATGGCGGAGTATGGCGGTGAGTGTTCTGTTGAGCGAGTGCGTCTTGTGTCACAGTTTGTGCCACCGGGAGGTCTGGAAACGGTTGAGTCCGGAGGTATTTTGTCAATCAATGTATTGGATGCATCAGCAAATGCAATTCCCAACGCGATTTTAACAATCCACGATAGTGTACGAAATGAGACTTTTGTTGTACAGACAGATAGTACTGGAAATTATATGTATATTGGAGCACCGGCATGTCAAAACTGTTATGAGATCAATGTGGAAAAAAGCGGTTATGAAACGCTCTCCACAAAACTGTCTCCGGCAAACAAAACAGTATCAACGGAAATTGGAGATGTGTCATATTTTCCGCGTTTTATCCATCAAAGTGTTACTGATAGCACAATGACGACGATGTCTTTTATTATGCAAGAATATTCTGATCTCACATTAACAACTGAAGATCCTTTCGAAAATGTAATTTCGGATGTTGATTTTTCTGTGCAAGGAGGCAGAGTAATGGGTACGAATTTGAATGAGAATCCTCTATATACAGAAGCTGAAGTGTATGGTTTTTATGATGATGTGGTTACTGATGTGAGCGGAGAGGTGGTAATTCGTACAGATACCAATGATGATGAATCGGTAACAAGTGCAGATCATGTTAACCCGGGTGTCTTTACGTTTGGTTTGGATGAATTGGAGACAAATTATGTATTTTTAAAAATGTCGCCAGGGCTTGATAACAATCGCCAAAAAACAAGTGTTAATGCAGGCACTGCTGTGGAGGCAAAGATGATCTTATTGGATAAAAACTATAAAAGTATTTTGATTCGTGTGGTAAATGATGAAGGGGTGCCAGCTAATGGAGCGTATGTTTACCTATATGACAATAATGATGTGCCAACATACAGTTCTACTCAACAAACTGATGTTTATGGTTACGCATATTTTCCCATGCGTAGCGAAAGTGAGCCATATGATATTGTACCCCTTTTGGAGGAGGATATGGAATATGAATATATCGTATCAGCCGGAGGGTATGAGACATATAGTGATGTTATCACTGTAGAAGATGATAAATTGTATGATATCAATGTTATATTAACGCCTGAATCATGA
- the pilM gene encoding type IV pilus assembly protein PilM, translating to MSFLNKKIIDPTPPYFGLDISELSVKVLQMAHHGKYDSVCGFASEKLMPGMIKNGEILKPKHVVGAIKRAREKARISTKNVICSLPESKSFLRIVTIPQMTDSEVAEAIKWEIEAVIPLSIDQVYYDWQILNKRLSKNEKQMDVIVVAVSKKYINDFIELLQEAGLSAYGFELEPVAQATSLLKDEEKGVTTMIIDIGDKGTSFVITVDNIPVFTSSIPLSSESMTKAIEQTFGITYREAENIKITYGIGSVLNNDHVFQATKSVVENFVVEAQKSIEFYLSRLTYSTVVDRIIMCGGGSKTVGLAPYLSRRLGYNIELGDPWVNVHFKGVPPITREDAVQYATVIGLATKQL from the coding sequence ATGTCATTTTTGAACAAAAAAATCATTGATCCGACGCCACCGTATTTTGGTTTGGATATCAGCGAGCTTTCTGTGAAAGTGTTACAGATGGCGCATCATGGTAAGTATGATAGCGTGTGTGGTTTTGCGTCGGAAAAATTAATGCCTGGTATGATCAAAAATGGTGAGATCCTGAAGCCAAAGCATGTGGTCGGTGCAATTAAGCGTGCGCGAGAAAAAGCAAGAATTTCAACGAAAAATGTGATTTGTTCTTTACCGGAGTCAAAATCTTTTTTGCGTATCGTGACAATTCCTCAGATGACCGATTCTGAGGTTGCAGAGGCGATCAAATGGGAAATTGAGGCGGTGATCCCACTTTCGATCGATCAGGTGTATTATGATTGGCAAATATTGAATAAGCGATTATCAAAAAATGAGAAGCAAATGGATGTGATCGTTGTTGCGGTGTCAAAAAAGTATATCAACGATTTTATTGAGCTTTTGCAAGAAGCGGGTCTCTCTGCTTATGGATTTGAGTTGGAGCCGGTTGCACAGGCAACGAGTCTCCTCAAAGATGAAGAAAAGGGCGTGACGACAATGATCATTGATATCGGAGACAAAGGAACGAGCTTTGTGATTACTGTGGACAATATTCCCGTCTTCACATCCAGTATCCCGCTCTCATCGGAGTCAATGACAAAAGCGATCGAGCAGACATTTGGCATTACATATCGTGAAGCGGAAAATATCAAAATTACATATGGCATCGGGTCCGTTTTGAATAATGATCATGTTTTTCAAGCGACAAAATCCGTTGTAGAAAATTTTGTTGTGGAAGCACAAAAGTCCATTGAATTTTATTTGTCCAGATTAACATACTCTACTGTGGTTGATCGGATCATTATGTGTGGCGGAGGGTCAAAAACGGTCGGACTTGCGCCGTACCTGTCACGGCGTTTGGGATATAATATTGAGCTTGGTGATCCATGGGTCAATGTGCATTTCAAAGGTGTACCACCAATCACGCGAGAAGATGCTGTGCAATATGCGACAGTAATCGGATTGGCGACAAAACAATTATAA
- a CDS encoding ATPase, T2SS/T4P/T4SS family codes for MKIENSQVRDYLLENNILDQETLGPVFAQAEKDQEQLCDLLVQQNIIDDKQCVRIKAGVLGYPFVDLTKENVSGQILSMIPEQVAKKSQVVAFEKSGKTLKVAMLDPENLQIIDFLRKKTDLEIMPYMTTEDSFRTVIKQYAKSLKVEFGEIIPEDAIAIATQGEDDDLVKIAEDLPIVRIVDTLLKHAILDGASDIHIEPQEKDVIVRYRVDGILRQAMTLPKNALPGIVARIKVLSNLKLDEHRLPQDGRFKIEKEDYRISFRVSILPVFDGEKIVMRLLNETSHGLTLEKMGMFGEALEAVHREIQKPNGMILVTGPTGSGKTTTLYTVVDILNSPEVNISTVEDPVEYRMDSINQTQVQTKIGMTFAAALRALLRQDPDIIMVGEIRDKETLEIAIHAAMTGHLVLSTLHTNSAAGAIPRMVDMGVEPFLIASTTNIVIAQRLVRRLCGECRQPYKLDAKEVETLGKNYDLDTISKTLYRIGGLKPGTKWTDIELFKANGCSQCSGTGYKGRNGIYEVFEITEAIQKMITQNATSETMEKKAREDGMVTMVEDGFYKIVQGLTSIEEVMRVTKE; via the coding sequence ATGAAAATAGAAAATTCACAAGTGCGTGATTATCTTTTGGAAAACAATATTCTTGACCAAGAAACACTTGGTCCGGTTTTTGCGCAGGCGGAAAAAGATCAGGAGCAGTTATGTGATCTTTTGGTCCAACAAAATATCATTGATGATAAACAGTGTGTGAGGATCAAAGCAGGCGTGCTTGGGTACCCATTTGTGGACCTCACAAAGGAAAATGTATCCGGACAGATCTTGAGTATGATTCCCGAGCAGGTGGCAAAAAAGTCACAAGTAGTTGCCTTTGAAAAAAGCGGAAAAACGCTTAAAGTTGCCATGCTTGATCCGGAAAATTTGCAAATCATTGACTTTTTGCGCAAAAAGACCGATCTGGAGATTATGCCGTATATGACGACGGAGGACAGTTTTCGCACAGTGATCAAACAGTATGCCAAGAGTTTGAAAGTGGAATTTGGTGAGATCATTCCAGAGGATGCAATTGCAATTGCGACGCAAGGGGAGGATGATGATCTGGTAAAAATCGCGGAGGATCTCCCGATCGTGCGTATCGTGGATACACTTCTCAAACACGCAATTCTCGATGGCGCATCTGATATTCATATTGAGCCGCAAGAAAAAGATGTGATCGTTCGCTATCGTGTGGACGGCATTTTACGGCAAGCGATGACCTTGCCAAAAAATGCCTTACCGGGAATTGTTGCGCGCATCAAGGTGTTATCTAACTTGAAGTTGGATGAACATCGTTTGCCACAAGATGGTCGTTTCAAAATTGAAAAAGAGGATTACAGGATTTCATTTCGTGTGAGTATCTTGCCGGTGTTTGATGGGGAGAAAATCGTCATGCGTCTTTTGAACGAGACATCACATGGATTGACATTGGAAAAAATGGGAATGTTTGGAGAGGCATTGGAGGCAGTACATCGTGAGATTCAAAAACCGAATGGTATGATCTTGGTAACCGGTCCGACAGGCTCCGGCAAAACAACGACGCTTTATACCGTGGTGGACATCTTGAATTCACCGGAGGTGAACATCTCAACCGTTGAGGATCCTGTGGAATATCGGATGGATAGCATCAATCAAACACAAGTGCAGACAAAGATCGGAATGACATTTGCCGCGGCACTGCGTGCACTCCTGCGTCAGGACCCGGATATTATCATGGTGGGTGAGATTCGTGACAAGGAAACATTGGAGATTGCGATCCATGCGGCAATGACCGGACATCTGGTACTCTCTACACTGCATACAAATTCTGCTGCTGGAGCAATTCCGCGCATGGTGGATATGGGTGTGGAGCCGTTTCTTATTGCATCAACAACCAATATCGTGATCGCGCAACGTCTTGTACGTCGATTGTGTGGCGAATGTCGGCAACCGTATAAATTGGATGCAAAGGAAGTGGAAACGTTGGGGAAAAATTATGATCTCGATACGATCTCAAAAACATTGTATCGCATCGGCGGACTGAAGCCGGGGACGAAGTGGACGGACATTGAACTATTTAAAGCGAATGGATGCTCACAATGCAGTGGTACCGGTTATAAAGGGCGAAATGGTATCTATGAGGTTTTTGAAATCACAGAGGCAATACAAAAAATGATCACACAAAACGCTACATCGGAAACAATGGAAAAGAAGGCGCGAGAGGATGGCATGGTCACGATGGTAGAGGATGGGTTTTACAAGATCGTCCAAGGACTTACGAGTATTGAGGAAGTAATGCGTGTTACAAAAGAATAA
- the pyrF gene encoding orotidine-5'-phosphate decarboxylase has translation MVESAKEEGFRAKLARRQLEINSLVCVGLDPLPEKLPHCLRKKFWISSDWKAIAQWMIDIVDSTAPFASMFKLQKAHYEAFRGGDKALQKIVSYIHKFYPDIPVFLDCKRGDIGRTQERYRIAHFEIDGVDGMNFSPYMGSSCMKPLFDPAHPGRAIVGLCYTSNPEAREVQDVLLADGRQYWEFIAKTILRWAWEIGVNENAGLVMAAAYETFKGSGEIFSEHLSKCRQIVGSGLWFLIPGVGTQGGFVEETIKAAYAGPGSIAINSSSDIIFASSGDDYAEASGKKSQILCDQIRAIKTVS, from the coding sequence ATGGTGGAAAGCGCAAAAGAAGAAGGATTTCGAGCAAAACTTGCAAGGAGACAATTGGAGATAAACTCTCTTGTATGTGTTGGTCTGGATCCGTTACCAGAAAAGTTGCCGCATTGTCTCAGAAAGAAGTTTTGGATTTCGTCTGACTGGAAGGCGATCGCGCAGTGGATGATTGATATTGTAGATTCAACCGCTCCATTCGCATCAATGTTCAAACTGCAGAAGGCGCATTATGAGGCATTTCGCGGTGGTGATAAAGCTCTCCAAAAAATCGTGAGCTATATTCACAAATTCTATCCCGATATTCCGGTTTTCCTGGATTGTAAACGAGGTGATATCGGTAGAACACAAGAACGTTATCGTATTGCGCACTTTGAGATCGATGGCGTAGATGGGATGAATTTCTCGCCGTATATGGGTAGCAGTTGTATGAAGCCGTTATTTGATCCTGCACATCCGGGACGAGCGATTGTGGGACTTTGTTACACAAGTAATCCAGAGGCGCGGGAAGTCCAGGATGTATTGCTTGCTGATGGGCGACAATATTGGGAATTCATTGCCAAAACGATTTTGCGGTGGGCATGGGAGATCGGCGTGAATGAAAATGCCGGACTTGTCATGGCAGCTGCATACGAAACCTTCAAAGGTTCTGGAGAAATTTTTTCCGAACATTTGTCGAAATGTCGGCAGATCGTTGGCAGTGGTCTGTGGTTTCTGATTCCCGGTGTTGGTACGCAAGGCGGTTTTGTGGAAGAAACGATAAAAGCGGCTTATGCCGGTCCCGGATCGATCGCGATCAATTCAAGCTCCGATATTATTTTTGCCAGCTCTGGTGATGATTATGCAGAGGCATCTGGCAAAAAGTCGCAAATTTTGTGTGACCAAATACGCGCTATAAAAACAGTTTCATAA
- a CDS encoding prepilin-type N-terminal cleavage/methylation domain-containing protein yields MMNMKNYRGVTFVETIVVIGIMSAVMLGSSLFFVRMWRTNQFTYEIAIASLVSSRGIQKAEKDIRAARPAENGAFPIVSAEDHSIVFYMDYDEDGIAERVHYFVEDQKFKVGVTEPNLSVTPPTYADADESVKDAANYIVNETTGYKTFEYYNDESAMYSYSDVENAAMSTPLSEDELGGIKMVKILLFVNPDPLRAPNNVRIQSFVVVRNLADFNKIPT; encoded by the coding sequence ATGATGAATATGAAAAATTATCGTGGAGTAACATTTGTAGAAACGATTGTTGTGATTGGTATTATGTCTGCGGTTATGCTGGGGTCAAGTCTTTTTTTTGTACGCATGTGGCGGACAAATCAGTTCACGTATGAAATTGCGATTGCGTCTCTCGTATCAAGTCGTGGCATTCAAAAAGCCGAGAAAGACATTCGCGCAGCACGGCCAGCGGAGAACGGCGCATTTCCTATTGTGTCTGCGGAAGATCATAGTATCGTTTTTTATATGGATTATGATGAGGATGGTATTGCGGAACGTGTGCATTATTTTGTGGAGGATCAGAAGTTCAAGGTTGGTGTAACAGAGCCAAATCTTTCTGTAACGCCACCCACATATGCAGATGCAGATGAAAGCGTGAAAGATGCTGCAAATTATATCGTGAATGAAACTACGGGGTATAAAACATTTGAATATTATAACGATGAAAGTGCGATGTATTCTTATAGTGATGTTGAGAATGCAGCAATGTCCACGCCACTGAGTGAAGATGAATTAGGTGGTATAAAAATGGTGAAGATTCTGCTCTTTGTAAATCCTGATCCACTTCGAGCACCAAATAATGTTCGCATTCAGTCATTTGTTGTTGTGCGCAATTTGGCAGATTTTAATAAGATTCCAACATAA
- a CDS encoding FAD-dependent oxidoreductase codes for MMYETIIIGGGPAAVAAGVYAARKNIKTALFANQIGGQSVVSDGIENWIGEPLISGPALAIKLKKHLEAQKENIDLFIGKNVDRVSKNDDGTFDVMTGEEKYTTKTVIVCSGGRHRRMEVPGEKEFEGRGVAFCATCDAPFFRGKDVAVVGGGNSGLEAVVDLLAYANKIYLVARKANKDELRGDPVTQEKVFASDKVEVIFGSDAVEVLGDKMVTGLRYKNVATGEIGEIAVGGIFVEIGSVPNSEIVGDLVQKDQWSNIIVDTKTQATSCPGIFAAGDVTDTPYRQNNIAVGDAIKALLSAYDYVKKN; via the coding sequence ATGATGTACGAAACAATTATTATCGGTGGCGGTCCAGCTGCTGTAGCGGCTGGTGTATATGCAGCGCGCAAGAATATCAAGACGGCACTTTTTGCCAATCAGATCGGTGGGCAATCTGTTGTGTCTGATGGAATTGAAAATTGGATTGGTGAGCCGCTGATCAGTGGTCCGGCGTTGGCGATCAAGCTCAAAAAACATCTGGAAGCGCAAAAAGAAAATATCGATCTTTTTATCGGGAAAAATGTGGATCGTGTGTCAAAAAATGACGATGGCACATTTGATGTTATGACAGGCGAGGAAAAATATACAACCAAAACAGTGATCGTGTGCTCCGGCGGACGACACCGACGCATGGAGGTGCCGGGAGAAAAAGAATTTGAGGGGAGAGGTGTTGCTTTTTGTGCAACATGTGATGCGCCTTTTTTCCGCGGGAAGGATGTGGCTGTGGTCGGTGGCGGAAACAGCGGCTTGGAAGCGGTGGTGGATTTACTTGCCTATGCAAATAAGATCTATCTCGTAGCGCGCAAAGCAAATAAGGATGAGTTGCGCGGTGATCCTGTGACACAGGAAAAAGTTTTTGCATCTGATAAAGTGGAAGTGATCTTTGGGTCTGATGCTGTAGAGGTATTGGGCGATAAAATGGTGACAGGATTGCGTTATAAAAACGTTGCAACGGGAGAGATCGGTGAAATTGCAGTGGGTGGAATTTTTGTGGAGATCGGCTCAGTGCCGAATAGTGAGATCGTTGGCGATTTGGTGCAAAAAGATCAGTGGAGCAATATCATTGTTGATACGAAGACGCAGGCGACGAGTTGTCCCGGTATTTTTGCCGCAGGCGATGTGACCGATACGCCATACAGACAAAACAACATTGCTGTGGGTGATGCGATTAAAGCGTTGCTTTCCGCTTATGATTATGTAAAGAAGAATTAA
- a CDS encoding type II secretion system F family protein yields MSKYLYTAKSIEGKPRSGELDAKNERDLALQLRGEGFVVTSIERVDDLDHKPHINFFDRIQGVSLKEKLFFTRNLSVMVSSGLTIARALDNLGVQTKNKHFKAVLNNVYKDVQKGLSLSDSLTKYPAIFNDLFVNMIRVGEIGGTLDESLNIITIQIEKEHELRSKVRGALIYPAVIVSAMAIVGVIMLTYILPQILGVFGDMKVELPAPTRFIIGLSDALQNHGVLIAIVLIGGGIFLKAFSSTDMGKKAASFALLKTPILKHIVIKVNCARFARIYSSLLHSGVSVVDSLNIVANTLTNTFFKEAVLEGRNKIQRGVELSTVIAEYPVIFPVIVAQMIRVGEETGKTEDMMVKLAEFYEEEVNQITKNLSSIIEPVLMLVIGAAVGFFAVAMLQPMYSVLENI; encoded by the coding sequence ATGTCAAAATATTTATATACAGCAAAAAGTATTGAAGGAAAACCGCGTTCGGGTGAATTGGACGCAAAAAACGAACGTGATCTCGCTCTGCAATTGCGCGGAGAAGGTTTTGTTGTTACATCGATCGAGCGTGTGGATGATCTGGATCATAAGCCACATATCAATTTTTTTGATCGTATACAAGGTGTGAGTTTGAAGGAAAAGTTGTTTTTTACGCGCAATTTGAGTGTAATGGTGTCGTCGGGACTTACAATTGCACGTGCACTGGATAATCTTGGTGTGCAAACCAAAAATAAACATTTTAAAGCAGTATTGAATAATGTGTATAAGGATGTGCAGAAAGGGTTGTCGTTGAGTGATTCTTTGACAAAATATCCGGCAATCTTCAATGATCTCTTTGTCAACATGATCCGCGTGGGTGAAATTGGCGGCACATTGGATGAATCGTTAAATATCATTACCATTCAAATAGAAAAGGAGCATGAACTTCGGTCAAAAGTGCGTGGTGCATTGATCTATCCGGCCGTGATCGTGAGTGCGATGGCGATCGTTGGTGTGATCATGCTTACATATATTTTGCCACAGATCTTGGGTGTTTTTGGTGATATGAAGGTGGAACTCCCGGCACCAACTCGATTTATTATCGGACTTAGTGATGCCTTGCAAAACCATGGCGTTCTCATCGCAATCGTTCTTATCGGAGGTGGGATTTTTCTCAAGGCATTCTCATCGACGGATATGGGCAAAAAGGCGGCGAGTTTTGCTTTGCTCAAAACGCCAATTCTCAAACATATCGTGATCAAAGTAAATTGCGCGCGATTTGCGCGCATCTATAGTTCACTTTTGCACAGCGGTGTGTCTGTGGTGGATTCTCTCAATATTGTCGCAAATACATTAACAAATACATTTTTCAAGGAAGCGGTACTGGAAGGTCGCAATAAGATCCAGCGCGGTGTGGAGTTGTCGACAGTGATTGCGGAATATCCTGTTATTTTCCCCGTGATCGTCGCGCAGATGATTCGCGTTGGCGAGGAAACGGGTAAAACGGAGGATATGATGGTAAAGTTGGCGGAATTTTATGAAGAGGAAGTGAATCAGATCACAAAAAATCTTTCATCGATCATTGAGCCGGTGCTTATGCTCGTGATTGGTGCCGCGGTGGGATTTTTTGCAGTGGCGATGTTACAGCCGATGTATAGTGTTTTGGAAAATATTTAA
- a CDS encoding glutaredoxin domain-containing protein, whose product MAEVTIYSTPTCGYCTLAKDFLQEKGVEYTDIDVSVDQQKAQEMVEKTGQMGVPVIVIIKDGQEEVLVGFDQVQLSTMLGL is encoded by the coding sequence ATGGCAGAAGTAACGATCTATTCGACGCCAACATGTGGATATTGCACATTGGCAAAAGATTTCCTTCAAGAGAAAGGTGTGGAATATACGGATATTGATGTATCCGTTGATCAACAAAAAGCGCAGGAGATGGTGGAAAAAACCGGACAAATGGGCGTGCCGGTGATCGTAATCATCAAAGATGGTCAAGAAGAGGTTCTTGTAGGATTCGATCAGGTGCAACTTTCTACTATGCTTGGACTCTAA
- a CDS encoding phosphoribosylaminoimidazolesuccinocarboxamide synthase: MIEHVRPHEMIALSLMSQGKVRDIFFLESAPDRLLVVTSDRISAYDWVMPDGIPGKGVILNRMSAFWFGMMSDIIANHMISIDPREYPKECEPYLQYLAGRTMLVQKAMPLPVECIMRGNITGSFWSDFKKADVLKNGKSSSLHDARKIIHGLALPADMQESEEFLRPLFTPSTKASVGAHDENVSFDQMIEIMREWLPHNGFIIDPAVLCMNVRRASEDIYIRARKYAKKRRIIIADTKFEFGLLPSGKLIFIDEALTPDSSRFWPADQIVLGKTPPSFDKQFLRDWLVAQGWDKKSPPPHLSQEVIEMTSQKYQEAYNRLVLQG; this comes from the coding sequence ATGATCGAGCATGTTCGTCCACATGAAATGATTGCGTTATCATTGATGAGTCAAGGGAAGGTGCGAGATATATTTTTTCTTGAGTCGGCGCCGGACAGATTGCTCGTTGTGACGAGTGATCGCATTTCCGCATATGACTGGGTTATGCCGGATGGAATACCGGGAAAAGGAGTGATCCTTAACAGAATGTCAGCGTTTTGGTTTGGGATGATGTCTGACATCATTGCCAATCATATGATCAGCATTGATCCGCGTGAGTATCCCAAAGAATGTGAACCGTATCTGCAATATCTCGCTGGACGGACCATGCTTGTGCAGAAGGCCATGCCACTACCGGTAGAGTGTATCATGCGGGGTAATATCACCGGTTCGTTTTGGAGCGACTTCAAAAAGGCAGACGTATTGAAAAATGGAAAATCATCGTCACTGCACGATGCACGAAAGATCATTCACGGACTTGCATTGCCCGCGGATATGCAAGAGTCGGAGGAATTTTTGCGTCCACTCTTTACGCCATCAACAAAGGCCAGTGTTGGTGCACATGATGAGAATGTTTCATTCGATCAAATGATTGAGATCATGAGAGAATGGTTGCCGCACAATGGTTTTATCATTGATCCGGCAGTGCTATGTATGAATGTGCGACGCGCTTCTGAGGACATATATATTCGCGCGAGAAAATATGCCAAAAAACGAAGGATCATCATCGCCGATACCAAATTTGAATTTGGATTGTTGCCGAGTGGTAAGCTGATCTTTATTGATGAGGCACTTACGCCGGATTCCTCACGGTTTTGGCCTGCGGATCAGATCGTACTCGGCAAAACACCGCCGAGTTTTGACAAGCAGTTCTTGCGCGACTGGCTTGTTGCGCAAGGGTGGGACAAAAAAAGTCCGCCACCGCATTTGTCACAAGAGGTTATCGAAATGACAAGCCAAAAGTATCAAGAGGCTTACAACCGCCTTGTATTGCAAGGTTAA